The Meleagris gallopavo isolate NT-WF06-2002-E0010 breed Aviagen turkey brand Nicholas breeding stock chromosome 25, Turkey_5.1, whole genome shotgun sequence genomic interval CTGCAAGTCCTAGCACAACCAGCTCAAGGGCGCCCTTTAATCTATGCAGGAAACAGCAAGGTTTCTTTTCCATGACAAGGGGAACCACCATTGCACACTGTGCTCCCGTTGCAGGCTTGGAGCTCTGCATCACATCCTCCAGGAGCACGGAGACACCTCCAAAGCTGCTGAGATTGGTATAGATTTCATGGAGAGCTCCGGGCACCACTGCCTTTCTGCTTAGGGCTCACTTCTTTCACACTGCTTCCCCAGTGGGAACCAGAAAGGTTGGAGTTGGGGAACAAAGtttaagctgaaaaaaaaaacccatctAGTTCTAACTCTCTCCAAACATAAAGTACTAATCTATGATCTCCCAAGTTTGTTCTTGCTGACAAACCGtatcagagcagagctgtgcagtcgCTCAGCCAACGCAGCTCACCAAAGGCACGCTGCCAAGGGCCCACAGCCCGCACTCCTGCAAACCTCAACTACCATCCACTCTGCTTCATCTGCTGTGCTTCAACACCCTGACCAAAAAAATCAGCACCTACACCAACAGAATACCCACTGGGCAGTAGATCCAGACGGCTCAAGGGACGAACATCTTTCAGCTCACGCCATCCTCTCACAAATGGGTACTGAGTACAGGACAGAGGGTCCTTCTTTACTAGAGGGTCAATCTCCGAGTGCCCATAGGCTGGACAAGAGCCAAAGGTGAGCAGGAGGAAGGACACGTGCAGATCACCTCTGCACTAATAGCTCTCCACATACCTACACCACTCGGAACTTCAAGTGATGCCTGTGTCATAGAGCAGGGATGGGGTCCAAACCAAAAGATGGATCTTTAAGCTGTCGCTTAACCAGTTATTCAGTCTCACTTCATACATGTGCACCAACTATACTCATCTCTTTTCCCAAACTGCTCAAGACAACTAAGGACTAATTGAATAGATTCAAAATGGAGCAACACAAGCTCCACAATCCTTGACCACATGCAGCTTTCCTCCACTGCCAGGCACCTCTCAGCTCTTACTCTCTGAGCTGCTGAAGGGATTGCTTTCAGTGTACAAGGCAAAGATGGCTTTCTCCTGGCATAAGAAACAGCCATGAGGAGAAGGATTTAGAAGTGTCAGTtgatgagagaaaagaaggtggttctgcccctctactctgcttcTGTGAGACCCCATCCagaatactgcatccagttctgaggcctccaacacaagaaggatatGGAGCTATtggagtccagaggagggccatgaggGGGATCAGTGgactggaacacctcccctacaTGGACAGGCCGAGAGAGTTGGTGCTCTGCaacctggagaaggctccagggggaccttatagcagccttccagtaccttggaggaaagctggggagggactttttatcaGAGCACGTcgcaacaggatgaggggaaacagCCTTAAACTCTCTTTAAAGAGCACTGACTTACATTAGATAttagagaataattttttctgtgagggtggtgagccactggaacaggctgaggATGTTCCCTCCGTGAAGGCAATCACGGCCAGGCCGAATGGGTCTGTGAGCAACCTGGCGTGTGGGAGGagtccctgcctgcagcagagggagGAACTAGaggatcttaaaggtccctcccaacccaaaccattctatgactctacgaTAAGAAACGAGGAATGCCCAGAAAAACGAGCAGTGCTGTAGTGTGAGCTGCACAGTCCACTTCTATGCTTTACAGAAGCTTTTTCAGCTTGGGGCACTGCCTCTTCTTTCCCCCTGCATGCAGGATGAGACCAGCAACAAGAAGGAACGCAGAGTTCTAATTCCACACTGAAATCGCCGGCTTTGGCCCCACACCGTTTTCTCAGAAGCCCAGCTGAGCAGCCCGAGGGCTCTCAGGCTCTGCATCACGCTGCCGCATCGCCGTCGCGCTGTGCAACCCTTTGTGAACATAAACGCAGCATCCAACATCCCCACGTCCATGGAACGCACAGTGACACGTTCGCGACTCACCGACGCGGTCGCCGCAGTGAGAGCTCCGCGCGGGACGGGCCGCTCCGCAGCCGTAGCAGTACCGGAGCTTCGCCACGATCTCGCCGGCGACCGCTTCCATGGGGAGAGCGGGAGGCACGGGCATCCACGGCGTCTGCGAGGGTGGGGACAGCCGACGAAGGGGCCGNNNNNNNNNNNNNNNNNNNNNNNNNNNNNNNNNNNNNNNNNNNNNNNNNNNNNNNNNNNNNNNNNNNNNNNNNNNNNNNNNNNNNNNNNNNNNNNNNNNNCGCCGCCCGACTGCAGCGCCCCCTGCCGGCCGCGCCGAGACGACGGAGAGCAGGACGGGCCCGGGCATAGCTGCGGGCACCGGACGTGGGACGGCGCTGTCGCGGACGACGGTCTCGGGACACGTCCAGTTCGTTAGAAAACGTTCCGTTCGGACTCCTCCTCCCGTCCCCTCACCGTCCGTCCCGATCCGCGGCCACAGCCGCTCGCTACGTCCAAGGCAAGCGGTTGCAGTGCAgcaccagccccagcagccaGTAGGACGCGAAGAACCCCAGGAGGCACCGCCCGACAGCGGTCATGGAGCGgtagctcagcagcagcctgagcagggGGTGTCCCCCCGCAGGGCCCTTCCCGCAGGAGCCGGGCGCTGCACCCAGCGCGCATCTCTCGCGGACGGGCACCGCGCTTTGCCCGCCGGCTCCCTCCTCCCAGAGCCAGGCCTCGTGTCCTTGGAGCAGGTGGGCGGAAAACCAGTACAGAACGGGGCTGGAAGAGCCGAGGAACCGGGTCAGCACCTGGAAGCAACAGGCAGAGAATCGTCGCCGGTCAGTCTCTGAGCAACCCCGAGTGGATACCGCGCGAGGAGCAACCGGCTGCAGCCATCGCACTGCTGGTACAGGGAACGGCACACAGCCCCACCTCGCGGCGCTGGAATTTATTACACGTGGAACGAAACTCAGCTCAGCGCCGCTGTGTTTATCAAGGCGTTTCTGCACGTGGCCAGGGGCTCCGCGGACTTTGGGCAAACGCGGTGACCGCCACTGCAGTCCTCGTCACAGTCCCATCCGGGAACTCTGACAGCAGCTGCCGGAGAGGACTTGAATCTCACTTTTCAATTATTCTTTCCCCACAAACCCCAACAGTCAGTGCCACTACAAAGCACCCAGAAGCACTTTCAAGGGACCGGGGCAGGCTTTGGACCCCCACGCTGCCATCCCAGCCCAGCATCACAGGACGTGACGTTCCCTGCGCCCTGTGCCGGGCAGCACTCGGTGAGTTGCCACGAGAACGCCACAGATGCAATTCAGTCCCAGCCGTCAAACCATAGCGAGCGCCTCGCAGAATCTCTGGGAACTCTCCACAGGGATGAGGCTTTGTAAAGCTACCGTGGAAGCGGCATCACAAGAGACAAAACCTTGGGCTTGCACAGCCCTGTGCCGGCCCTGCAGCTGTCACAGCCTCAGGCTGTGACCATCAACAAACCACCTCAGCACCACCCCACACTCCCTGAAAGAAATCACTTCTGGGTGCTGCCCTGGGTGCTTACCTGAACATGCATGCAGAAGAACCCCAGCACCAGCAGGGCTGTAGCATGGACCACGTACACGAAGACAGCAGGGCAGCAAAACCCAGCTCTGGGTTTACCCTCTcgtttcttctttcttctctctagTCCCAGGGTCAGGCAGTGCCGCGGGTTTGCAATAATGAAGGTCCAGGCAGCCCACGAGCTCAAAAGCGAGACaggcaaagcaagcaaaaaattTGGTACTTGTCTGAGCTCAAAATACCTCAGAAAGCCCACATTCCAATAAACATCTTGAATATAAGAATAGACCACAGGGAACCGCTGGGAGCACCAAGGGGGCTTAACCCCATGGGGGGACACCAGACGATAGCCTTTGTCCAAAGCCAGCTGCCGCAGCGGCTCAGGAACAGCCAGCTCCAGGCCAGGGCTGCAGAACCTCATGTAGGCAtaatactgaaataaagcaaaaggtAGACAAATCCCAGCACATGTCGTAAGTATGGAAAATGCCACACTGAGGAGCTGCCTCCATAAGAGAGCGAGCCTCCTTACTGAGCCTGAACCCACCTGGAGCTGGAGGGCAAAGGATTTACTGCGGGAGTAGAGAAAGAAACCAGCATTCACAAGCCCATTGGCACGCACGCCAGTGGCAAGGGAGAAGAGCAGCATGCTGAGCCAGC includes:
- the PIGV gene encoding GPI mannosyltransferase 2 isoform X1 yields the protein MELASTQDPYLRVVVHTAVCCRALTLLLQAVFDLLIPDHTADAFSPPRLPEPGEYDLLLERLLGGLAHWDAEHFLFIAEWGYLYEHNCAFFPLYPLSLRAVADSALWPLRQLLCLWSRLLLSAVLLNSVFSVLAAAALYKLGCAVLRCRRTAFLAALLFCISPANVFMAAAYSESMFAFLAFSAMWQLEKGQSWLSMLLFSLATGVRANGLVNAGFFLYSRSKSFALQLQVGSGSVRRLALLWRQLLSVAFSILTTCAGICLPFALFQYYAYMRFCSPGLELAVPEPLRQLALDKGYRLVSPHGVKPPWCSQRFPVVYSYIQDVYWNVGFLRYFELRQVPNFLLALPVSLLSSWAAWTFIIANPRHCLTLGLERRKKKREGKPRAGFCCPAVFVYVVHATALLVLGFFCMHVQVLTRFLGSSSPVLYWFSAHLLQGHEAWLWEEGAGGQSAVPVRERCALGAAPGSCGKGPAGGHPLLRLLLSYRSMTAVGRCLLGFFASYWLLGLVLHCNRLPWT
- the PIGV gene encoding GPI mannosyltransferase 2 isoform X4, with translation MELASTQDPYLRVVVHTAVCCRALTLLLQAVFDLLIPDHTADAFSPPRLPEPGEYDLLLERLLGGLAHWDAEHFLFIAEWGYLSWAAWTFIIANPRHCLTLGLERRKKKREGKPRAGFCCPAVFVYVVHATALLVLGFFCMHVQVLTRFLGSSSPVLYWFSAHLLQGHEAWLWEEGAGGQSAVPVRERCALGAAPGSCGKGPAGGHPLLRLLLSYRSMTAVGRCLLGFFASYWLLGLVLHCNRLPWT
- the PIGV gene encoding GPI mannosyltransferase 2 isoform X2, which codes for MELASTQDPYLRVVVHTAVCCRALTLLLQAVFDLLIPDHTADAFSPPRLPEPGEYDLLLERLLGGLAHWDAEHFLFIAEWGYLYEHNCAFFPLYPLSLRAVADSALWPLRQLLCLWSRLLLSAVLLNSVFSVLAAAALYKLGCAVLRCRRTAFLAALLFCISPANVFMAAAYSESMFAFLAFSAMWQLEKGQSWLSMLLFSLATGVRANGLVNAGFFLYSRSKSFALQLQVGSGSVRRLALLWRQLLSVAFSILTTCAGICLPFALFQYYAYMRFCSPGLELAVPEPLRQLALDKGYRLVSPHGVKPPWCSQRFPVVYSYIQDVYWNVGFLRYFELRQVPNFLLALPVSLLSSWAAWTFIIANPRHCLTLGLERRKKKREGKPRAGFCCPAVFVYVVHATALLVLGFFCMHVQLLSEFPDGTVTRTAVAVTAFAQSPRSPWPRAETP
- the PIGV gene encoding GPI mannosyltransferase 2 isoform X3 gives rise to the protein MELASTQDPYLRVVVHTAVCCRALTLLLQAVFDLLIPDHTADAFSPPRLPEPGEYDLLLERLLGGLAHWDAEHFLFIAEWGYLYEHNCAFFPLYPLSLRAVADSALWPLRQLLCLWSRLLLSAVLLNSVFSVLAAAALYKLGCAVLRCRRTAFLAALLFCISPANVFMAAAYSESMFAFLAFSAMWQLEKGQSWLSMLLFSLATGVRANGLVNAGFFLYSRSKSFALQLQVGSGSVRRLALLWRQLLSVAFSILTTCAGICLPFALFQYYAYMRFCSPGLELAVPEPLRQLALDKGYRLVSPHGVKPPWCSQRFPVVYSYIQDVYWNVGFLRYFELRQVPNFLLALPVSLLSSWAAWTFIIANPRHCLTLGLERRKKKREGKPRAGFCCPAVFVYVVHATALLVLGFFCMHVQLYKASSLWRVPRDSARRSLWFDGWD